A single window of Streptomyces aquilus DNA harbors:
- a CDS encoding class I SAM-dependent methyltransferase — protein sequence MTDHKGFEVDAGADGVDWNAQAASFDQEPDHGLRDPRVRAAWAERLRSWLPGRACDVLDLGCGTGSLSLLAAEQGHRVTGVDSAPAMVDLARAKLAGRDAAFLVGDAATPPVGEQRFDVVLVRHVLWALPDPGRALRHWRQLLRPGGRLVLVEGVWGTVSPVGIPAARLTALVEPLAGQVRVEPLSDDPALWGRAVEDERYVVVATAA from the coding sequence ATGACCGATCACAAGGGATTCGAAGTCGACGCGGGTGCGGATGGGGTGGATTGGAATGCGCAGGCCGCTTCCTTCGACCAGGAACCCGACCACGGCCTGCGCGACCCGCGCGTGCGGGCCGCCTGGGCCGAGCGGCTGCGCTCCTGGCTGCCGGGCCGTGCCTGTGACGTACTCGACCTCGGCTGCGGCACCGGCAGCCTGTCGCTCCTCGCGGCCGAACAGGGACACCGCGTCACCGGAGTCGACAGCGCCCCGGCGATGGTGGACCTCGCCCGCGCGAAACTCGCGGGCCGTGACGCCGCGTTCCTCGTCGGTGACGCGGCGACACCGCCGGTGGGGGAGCAGCGCTTCGACGTCGTCCTCGTACGGCACGTGCTGTGGGCGCTGCCCGACCCCGGCCGCGCCCTGCGCCACTGGCGGCAGCTGCTGCGCCCCGGCGGCCGACTGGTCCTCGTCGAGGGCGTCTGGGGCACGGTCAGCCCGGTCGGCATACCCGCCGCCCGCCTCACCGCCCTCGTCGAGCCGCTCGCCGGACAGGTGCGGGTGGAGCCGCTGTCCGACGATCCGGCGCTGTGGGGGAGGGCGGTGGAGGACGAGCGGTACGTGGTGGTGGCTACGGCGGCTTAG
- a CDS encoding GNAT family N-acetyltransferase, with protein sequence MTNEEIRLAGPADVPSVKAVTDAAYHHYIERIGVVPQPMERDHAAAVAAGRVYVTGDPVTGLVVVEEHPDHLHLDNIAVHPDAQGTGVGGRLLRFVDAHARALGLPEVRLYTNALMWENQKIYPKYGYEVVERRVDGPYDRIHYRKRLG encoded by the coding sequence ATGACGAACGAGGAGATTCGGCTCGCCGGCCCGGCCGACGTGCCGAGTGTGAAGGCCGTGACCGATGCCGCCTACCACCACTACATCGAGCGCATCGGTGTGGTGCCGCAGCCCATGGAGCGGGACCACGCCGCGGCCGTGGCGGCGGGGCGCGTGTACGTCACGGGCGATCCCGTGACCGGCCTGGTGGTCGTCGAGGAGCACCCGGACCATCTCCACCTCGACAACATCGCCGTCCACCCCGACGCCCAGGGCACGGGCGTGGGGGGACGGCTGCTGCGGTTCGTGGACGCACACGCGCGTGCGCTCGGCCTGCCCGAGGTCAGGCTCTACACGAACGCGTTGATGTGGGAGAACCAGAAGATCTATCCGAAGTACGGCTACGAGGTCGTGGAACGGAGAGTGGATGGGCCGTATGACCGCATCCACTACCGCAAGCGACTGGGCTGA
- a CDS encoding lytic polysaccharide monooxygenase auxiliary activity family 9 protein, translating into MPARRTAATAAALGLAPLALTALAAAPASAHGTLGDPVSRVAQCYAEGPENPKSAACKAAVAAGGTPSGGGTQALYDWNGVRVGDANGRHQALIPDGKLCSANADEFKGLDLARADWPATSVRSGSYTFKYRVTAPHKGTFKVYLTKEGYDPTRPLAWDDLDLANPVATATDPVATNGYYTFSGTLPKRSGAQLLYAVWQRSDSPEAFYSCSDVTYGGSSSSGGSGAGSTESPAPSASAPSEEQIEEGADKSTVEHGGHGDQDASTSAEPATAPAPESAPVTDVKAAGAAQDLAETGGDSSTAYVAMGGAAVLAAGAAILFGSVRRRAVSGGRDGR; encoded by the coding sequence ATGCCCGCACGCCGTACGGCCGCCACCGCCGCCGCCCTCGGCCTGGCCCCGCTCGCCCTCACCGCGCTCGCCGCGGCGCCCGCGTCGGCGCACGGCACGCTGGGCGATCCGGTCAGCCGGGTCGCCCAGTGCTACGCGGAGGGCCCCGAGAACCCGAAGTCGGCCGCCTGCAAGGCGGCGGTCGCGGCTGGGGGTACCCCCTCTGGGGGAGGCACGCAGGCGCTCTACGACTGGAACGGCGTCCGCGTCGGCGACGCGAACGGACGGCACCAGGCGCTGATCCCGGACGGCAAGCTGTGCAGCGCGAACGCCGACGAGTTCAAGGGCCTCGACCTGGCCCGCGCGGACTGGCCGGCGACGAGCGTGCGCAGTGGGTCGTACACCTTCAAGTACCGCGTGACGGCCCCGCACAAGGGCACTTTCAAGGTGTACCTGACCAAGGAGGGCTACGACCCGACGCGGCCGCTCGCCTGGGACGACCTGGATCTGGCGAACCCGGTGGCGACGGCCACCGACCCGGTCGCGACGAACGGCTACTACACGTTCTCCGGCACCCTCCCCAAGCGCTCCGGCGCGCAGTTGCTGTACGCGGTCTGGCAGCGCTCGGACAGCCCGGAGGCGTTCTACTCCTGCTCGGACGTGACGTACGGCGGCAGCAGCAGCAGCGGTGGTTCCGGTGCGGGAAGCACCGAGTCGCCCGCTCCCAGCGCCTCCGCCCCGTCCGAGGAGCAGATCGAGGAGGGCGCGGACAAGTCGACGGTCGAGCACGGCGGGCACGGCGACCAGGACGCGTCCACGTCGGCCGAGCCGGCCACGGCACCGGCCCCGGAGTCGGCCCCGGTCACCGACGTGAAGGCGGCCGGCGCCGCCCAGGACCTCGCCGAGACGGGCGGCGACAGCAGCACGGCGTACGTCGCGATGGGCGGCGCGGCCGTCCTCGCGGCCGGCGCGGCGATCCTCTTCGGATCGGTGCGGCGGCGCGCGGTGAGCGGCGGCCGAGACGGCCGCTAG
- a CDS encoding esterase/lipase family protein, whose product MLPWKRLLRPLTALLLTAAVAVVPATTARAADAPHSGWNDYSCKPSSTHPRPVVLVHGTLGNSVDNWLGLATYLKNRDYCVYSLDYGQLPGVPVFNGLGPIDKSAEQLAAFVDKVLAATGAAETDVVGHSQGGMMPRYYLRFLGGAAKVNALVGIAPDNHGTTLNGLTQLLPYFPGAADLLSANTPGLADQVAGSPFLTKLNEGGDTVPGVTYTVLATKYDEVVTPYRSQFLSGTGVRNVVLQDLCPLDLSEHVAIGLFSLIAFHEVANALDPAHATPTTCASVLG is encoded by the coding sequence ATGCTGCCCTGGAAAAGACTGCTCAGACCCCTGACCGCGCTGCTGCTGACCGCCGCGGTCGCCGTCGTCCCCGCCACCACCGCCCGCGCCGCCGACGCTCCCCACTCCGGCTGGAACGACTACTCCTGCAAGCCCTCCAGCACCCACCCCCGCCCGGTCGTCCTGGTGCACGGCACCCTCGGCAACTCCGTCGACAACTGGCTCGGCCTCGCGACCTACCTGAAGAACCGGGACTACTGCGTCTACTCCCTCGACTACGGACAGCTCCCCGGCGTCCCCGTCTTCAACGGCCTCGGCCCCATCGACAAGTCGGCCGAACAGCTCGCCGCCTTCGTCGACAAGGTCCTCGCCGCGACCGGCGCCGCCGAGACCGACGTCGTCGGCCACTCGCAGGGCGGCATGATGCCCCGCTACTACCTCAGGTTCCTCGGCGGAGCCGCCAAGGTGAACGCCCTCGTCGGCATCGCGCCCGACAACCACGGCACCACCCTCAACGGCCTCACCCAGCTGCTGCCGTACTTCCCCGGCGCCGCCGACCTGCTCTCCGCCAACACCCCCGGCCTCGCCGACCAGGTCGCCGGATCACCCTTCCTCACCAAGCTCAACGAGGGCGGCGACACCGTCCCCGGCGTCACGTACACGGTCCTCGCCACCAAGTACGACGAGGTCGTCACCCCGTACCGGAGCCAGTTCCTGAGCGGCACCGGCGTCCGCAACGTCGTCCTCCAGGACCTGTGCCCGCTCGACCTCTCGGAGCACGTGGCGATCGGCCTGTTCAGCCTGATCGCCTTCCACGAGGTGGCCAACGCGCTCGACCCGGCCCACGCCACGCCGACGACCTGCGCCTCGGTCCTCGGCTGA
- a CDS encoding MarR family winged helix-turn-helix transcriptional regulator yields the protein MQNSEALALTAVLLAAAGELTQRINDGVVARGFDARPAYGFAFTRLSAGGATATELAGHLGVTKQAASQLVDELVRKGYAERKPHPGDARARLVVLTERGWACTRAAEEAAADAVRPWVELLGESEVRALRDQLARIAPYGPIRPAW from the coding sequence GTGCAGAACTCCGAAGCCCTCGCCCTGACCGCCGTCCTGCTCGCCGCCGCGGGCGAACTGACCCAGCGCATCAACGACGGTGTCGTCGCACGGGGATTCGACGCACGGCCCGCCTACGGGTTCGCCTTCACCCGGCTCTCCGCGGGCGGCGCCACGGCCACCGAGCTCGCCGGGCATCTCGGGGTGACCAAGCAGGCCGCCAGCCAGCTCGTCGACGAGCTGGTGCGCAAGGGGTATGCGGAACGGAAGCCGCATCCGGGCGATGCGCGGGCCCGGCTCGTGGTGCTGACCGAGCGGGGGTGGGCGTGCACACGGGCCGCCGAGGAGGCCGCCGCGGATGCCGTCCGGCCGTGGGTCGAACTGCTCGGTGAGAGTGAAGTGCGGGCGTTGCGTGATCAATTGGCGCGCATCGCGCCCTATGGTCCGATCAGGCCCGCCTGGTGA
- a CDS encoding cupin domain-containing protein, whose translation MPVIHPSEAVTHEIHGARFVSFATPLSGSKELCAWRGEIPAGTKAPAHTVNREEILHLLAGELLITLDGDTHRVTAGDTVIVNPGATLSVENPTDGTAVTWVTTSIGLSAELADGTVITPPWAN comes from the coding sequence ATGCCAGTCATCCACCCGTCCGAAGCCGTCACCCACGAGATCCACGGCGCCCGTTTCGTCTCGTTCGCCACTCCCCTCAGCGGCAGCAAGGAGCTGTGCGCCTGGCGCGGGGAGATCCCGGCGGGGACCAAGGCCCCGGCGCACACGGTGAACCGCGAGGAGATCCTCCACCTCCTCGCCGGCGAGCTGCTGATCACCCTCGACGGCGACACCCACCGCGTCACCGCGGGCGACACCGTGATCGTCAACCCGGGCGCGACCCTGAGCGTCGAGAACCCGACCGACGGGACCGCCGTCACCTGGGTCACCACGTCCATCGGCCTGTCGGCGGAGCTGGCCGACGGCACGGTCATCACTCCGCCGTGGGCCAACTGA
- a CDS encoding DNA polymerase Y family protein yields MTILCVRFQLPPAREAALPGLLGLLEDFTPVVEALPPDRALADLRGAERYFGRDAVELASVIRVRALALHGVDCLIGAGPGPMLARMALRDARPGVTRAVTEEEVADFLAEKPVAALPGVGTATARTLCEYGLDTLGRVAAAPLSTLQRLVGAKAGRELHEKASGVDRGRVVPNGVSRSLATERPFTRDELDPDRHRRALLSAAGELGARLRALDKVCGALTLTVRYADRSSTTRTRTLKEPTAHSAALTRTAYEMYEALGLQRARVRVMSLRAEALGPAEQASHQLTFDPTDDKLRRIEEVADRVRAKFGPHAVMPGTLAA; encoded by the coding sequence ATGACCATCCTCTGCGTACGTTTCCAGCTGCCGCCGGCGCGCGAGGCGGCCCTGCCGGGGCTGCTCGGCCTGCTCGAGGACTTCACGCCCGTCGTGGAGGCGCTGCCACCGGACCGGGCGCTGGCCGATCTGCGGGGCGCCGAACGGTACTTCGGGCGTGACGCCGTCGAACTGGCCTCGGTGATCCGGGTCCGCGCCCTCGCCCTCCACGGCGTCGACTGTCTGATCGGCGCCGGTCCCGGCCCGATGCTGGCCCGCATGGCACTGCGCGACGCCCGGCCCGGGGTGACCCGCGCGGTGACCGAGGAGGAGGTCGCGGACTTCCTCGCCGAGAAGCCGGTGGCCGCGCTCCCCGGCGTCGGCACGGCCACCGCCCGCACCCTGTGCGAGTACGGCCTCGACACCCTCGGCCGGGTCGCCGCCGCCCCCCTGTCCACGCTCCAGCGCCTGGTCGGCGCGAAGGCGGGCCGCGAACTGCACGAGAAGGCGAGCGGCGTCGACCGCGGCCGGGTCGTCCCGAACGGGGTCTCCCGCTCACTTGCCACCGAACGGCCCTTCACCCGCGACGAGCTGGACCCCGACCGGCACCGCCGCGCCCTGCTCTCCGCCGCCGGCGAACTGGGCGCCCGGCTCCGCGCCCTGGACAAGGTCTGCGGCGCCCTCACCCTCACCGTGCGCTACGCCGACCGCTCCTCGACGACCCGTACCCGCACCCTGAAGGAACCGACCGCCCACTCGGCCGCGCTGACCAGGACGGCCTACGAGATGTACGAGGCGCTCGGCCTCCAGCGGGCCCGGGTCCGGGTGATGTCCCTGCGCGCCGAGGCTCTCGGCCCCGCCGAACAGGCCTCCCACCAGCTCACCTTCGACCCCACCGACGACAAGCTCCGCCGCATCGAGGAGGTCGCGGACCGTGTGCGGGCCAAGTTCGGCCCGCACGCGGTGATGCCGGGGACGCTGGCGGCGTAA
- a CDS encoding DNA polymerase III subunit alpha — translation MPGFTHLHTVSGFSLRYGASHPERLAERAAERGMDALALTDRDTLAGTVRFAKACAKAGVRPLFGAELAVEEYEPVRQERRRAPVRGGAFIDESTPRVTFLARDGARGWADLCRLVTTVHTAADTPLLSWAGNHGDGLTVLLGPDSDVGRALAAGRPDRAARLLVPWRERYGDALRLEAVWHGREGTGPGSLRLAARTVGFAAEQRVRPVLGNAVRYADPGQGPVADVLDAARRLVPVGAAKELDSGEAWLKDAPAMLAAAERIVEAAGFRRDTAHRLLEQTRATAAECLVDPEDDLGIGTVHFPEPHLVGAGRRTAQRTLASRAAAGMLLKGYDRSSKRRLYWERMHQELDIIAHHGFASYFLTVAQVVDDVREMGVRVAARGSGAGSLVNHLLGIAHADPVEHGLLMERFLSKRRLVLPDIDIDVESARRLEVYRAIIDRFGTERVATVAMPETYRVRHAVRDVGAALSMDPADIDRIAKSFPHIRARDARAALEELPELRALAGELQREGDRYGRLWELVESLDALPRGVAMHPCGVLLSDASLLSRTPVMPTSGEGFPMSQFDKDDVEDLGLLKLDVLGVRMQSAMAHAVAEVARATGEEVDIDAIAPGDPATYQLIRSTETLGCFQIESPGQRDLVGRLQPATFHDLVVDISLFRPGPVAADMVRPFIEARHGRAPVRYPHPDLEEPLKGTYGVVVFHEQIIDIVDIMTGCGRGEADRVRRGLSDPESQGRIRFWFAQHAAARGYDAETIQRTWEIIEAFGSYGFCKAHAVAFAVPTYQSAWLKAHHPAAFYAGLLTHDPGMYPKRLLLADARRRGVPILPLDVNKSAVAHRIELVSDSGVWGLRLALSDVHGISEAEAARIADGQPYASLLDFWERARPSRPLAGRLAQVGALDAFGANRRDLQLHLTELHRGARGGGGGQLPLSGGRKTASAGLPDLSSAEKLSAELGVLSMDASRNLMDDHREFLAELGVASARRLREARHGETVLVAGAKAATQTPPIRSGKRVIFSTLDDGTGLVDLAFFDDSHDACAHTVFHSWLLLVRGTVQRRGPRSLSVVGTAAWNLAELVELRAEQGLDAVAARLAEPMPQADGDSTGGRRIHLPTGYELHPWADLRPAGQEPSQVRKLWHQSPGSAG, via the coding sequence GTGCCCGGGTTCACGCATCTGCACACCGTCTCCGGGTTCTCCCTGCGCTACGGCGCCTCGCACCCGGAGCGGCTCGCCGAGCGTGCCGCCGAGCGGGGCATGGACGCCCTCGCCCTCACCGACCGCGACACCCTCGCGGGCACGGTCCGCTTCGCCAAGGCCTGCGCCAAGGCGGGGGTGCGGCCGCTGTTCGGCGCCGAGCTGGCCGTCGAGGAGTACGAGCCGGTACGACAGGAGCGGCGCCGCGCCCCTGTCCGCGGCGGCGCCTTCATCGACGAGTCGACTCCCCGCGTCACCTTCCTCGCCCGGGACGGCGCCCGTGGCTGGGCCGACCTGTGCCGCCTGGTGACCACCGTCCACACCGCAGCCGACACCCCTCTGCTGTCCTGGGCCGGAAACCACGGCGACGGTCTGACCGTCCTGCTCGGCCCCGACTCCGACGTCGGCCGCGCCCTCGCCGCCGGACGTCCCGACCGGGCGGCCCGGCTCCTCGTCCCCTGGCGGGAGCGGTACGGCGACGCCCTGCGTCTGGAGGCCGTCTGGCACGGCCGCGAGGGAACCGGCCCGGGGTCGCTGCGGCTGGCCGCCCGTACCGTCGGCTTCGCCGCCGAGCAGCGGGTACGTCCCGTGCTCGGCAACGCCGTCCGCTATGCCGACCCCGGTCAGGGCCCGGTCGCCGACGTCCTGGACGCCGCCCGCCGGCTCGTCCCCGTCGGCGCCGCCAAGGAACTGGACTCCGGCGAGGCCTGGCTCAAGGACGCGCCCGCCATGCTGGCGGCGGCCGAGCGGATCGTGGAGGCCGCGGGCTTCCGGCGCGACACCGCGCACCGGCTCCTGGAGCAGACCCGGGCGACGGCCGCCGAGTGCCTGGTCGACCCCGAGGACGACCTCGGCATCGGCACCGTCCACTTCCCCGAACCGCATCTCGTCGGCGCGGGCCGCCGCACCGCCCAGCGCACGCTCGCCTCCCGGGCGGCGGCCGGGATGCTGCTGAAGGGATACGACCGTTCTTCGAAGCGGCGGCTCTACTGGGAGCGGATGCACCAGGAGCTGGACATCATCGCCCACCACGGCTTCGCCTCCTACTTCCTGACGGTCGCTCAAGTGGTGGACGACGTAAGGGAGATGGGCGTCCGGGTGGCCGCACGCGGCTCCGGAGCGGGGTCCCTCGTCAACCACCTCCTCGGCATCGCCCACGCCGACCCGGTCGAACACGGGCTGCTGATGGAGCGGTTCCTGTCCAAACGGCGGCTCGTGCTGCCCGACATCGACATCGACGTGGAGTCCGCGCGCCGCCTGGAGGTCTACCGCGCGATCATCGACCGGTTCGGCACCGAGCGGGTCGCGACGGTCGCCATGCCGGAGACCTACCGGGTGCGGCACGCGGTCCGGGACGTGGGCGCGGCCCTGTCCATGGACCCCGCCGACATCGACCGCATCGCCAAGTCCTTCCCGCACATCCGGGCCCGCGACGCCCGCGCGGCGCTGGAGGAGCTGCCCGAACTCCGGGCGCTGGCAGGGGAGCTTCAGCGGGAAGGGGACAGGTACGGGCGGCTGTGGGAGCTGGTCGAGTCCCTCGACGCCCTTCCGCGCGGTGTCGCCATGCACCCGTGCGGGGTGCTCCTGTCCGACGCGTCCCTGCTGAGCCGTACGCCGGTCATGCCGACCAGTGGCGAGGGCTTCCCCATGTCGCAGTTCGACAAGGACGACGTCGAGGACCTCGGGCTGCTCAAGCTCGACGTGCTCGGCGTGCGGATGCAGTCGGCGATGGCACACGCGGTCGCGGAGGTGGCGCGCGCGACGGGGGAGGAGGTCGACATCGACGCGATCGCCCCCGGTGACCCGGCGACGTATCAACTCATCCGGTCCACCGAGACGTTGGGCTGCTTCCAGATCGAGTCGCCGGGCCAGCGGGACCTGGTCGGGCGGCTCCAGCCGGCCACCTTCCACGACCTCGTCGTCGACATCTCGCTCTTCCGACCCGGTCCGGTCGCCGCCGACATGGTGCGGCCGTTCATCGAGGCGCGGCACGGGCGGGCGCCCGTCAGATACCCGCACCCGGACCTGGAGGAGCCGCTGAAGGGGACGTACGGGGTCGTCGTCTTCCACGAGCAGATCATCGACATCGTCGACATCATGACCGGCTGCGGACGCGGCGAGGCGGACCGGGTGCGGCGCGGGCTGTCCGACCCGGAGTCGCAGGGACGGATCAGGTTCTGGTTCGCGCAGCACGCGGCGGCCCGCGGCTATGACGCGGAAACGATTCAGCGGACCTGGGAGATCATCGAGGCCTTCGGGTCGTACGGCTTCTGCAAGGCGCACGCCGTCGCCTTCGCCGTCCCCACCTACCAGTCGGCGTGGCTGAAGGCGCACCACCCGGCCGCCTTCTACGCCGGCCTGCTCACGCACGACCCCGGGATGTATCCGAAGCGGCTGCTGCTGGCGGACGCGCGGCGGCGCGGGGTGCCGATCCTGCCGTTGGACGTGAACAAGTCCGCGGTCGCCCACCGTATCGAACTGGTGTCTGATTCAGGGGTGTGGGGGCTGCGGCTGGCACTCTCCGACGTGCACGGCATCAGCGAGGCCGAGGCGGCACGGATCGCGGACGGGCAGCCGTACGCCTCGCTGCTGGACTTCTGGGAGCGGGCGCGGCCCAGCAGGCCGCTTGCCGGGCGGCTCGCGCAGGTCGGGGCGTTGGACGCCTTCGGCGCCAACCGGCGTGATCTGCAACTGCACCTGACCGAGCTGCACCGGGGCGCCCGGGGTGGGGGCGGTGGCCAACTGCCGCTGTCCGGCGGGCGGAAGACCGCGTCCGCCGGGCTGCCCGACCTCTCCTCCGCCGAGAAGCTCAGCGCCGAACTGGGTGTGCTGTCCATGGACGCCTCGCGCAACCTCATGGACGACCACCGGGAGTTCCTGGCCGAGTTGGGCGTGGCCAGCGCGCGCCGGCTGCGGGAGGCGCGGCACGGGGAGACGGTCCTGGTCGCCGGTGCCAAGGCGGCCACCCAGACGCCGCCGATCCGGTCCGGCAAGCGGGTCATCTTCTCCACCCTGGACGACGGCACCGGCCTGGTCGACCTCGCCTTCTTCGACGACTCCCACGACGCCTGCGCCCACACCGTCTTCCACTCCTGGCTGCTGCTGGTGCGCGGGACGGTGCAGCGGCGCGGCCCGCGCAGCCTCAGCGTGGTGGGCACCGCCGCCTGGAACCTCGCCGAACTCGTCGAACTCCGCGCCGAGCAGGGCCTCGACGCGGTGGCGGCACGGCTGGCGGAGCCGATGCCGCAAGCCGACGGGGACTCCACCGGCGGCCGGCGCATCCACCTGCCGACGGGATACGAACTGCATCCGTGGGCCGATCTGCGCCCCGCGGGTCAAGAGCCTTCACAGGTACGGAAGTTGTGGCACCAGAGTCCGGGGAGTGCGGGATGA
- a CDS encoding DUF3533 domain-containing protein, whose product MTQNGTQNGGFLAEVKDAVTPRATLLVLGVLALQLLFIASYVGALHNPTPKDVPFGVVAPRAAAQQAVTRLDQLPGSPLDPRAVADEATARKQIMNRDIDGALIIDVTGPKDTLLVASGGGTVLATTLEKYLTALEASQQRSLRTVDVAPASATDFDGLSSFYVVVGWCVGGYLTASILAISTGARPANPRRAAIRLAVMALVSIAGGIGGAVIVGPILDALPGSVMAFWGLGALVTFAVGAATLALQGVFGIVGIGLAILLVVIAGNPSAGGAFPLPMLPPFWKAIGPALPPGAGTWVARSIAYFEGNDTTAALLVLSAWAAAGIAITMGASVLRRRRESSSLQ is encoded by the coding sequence ATGACACAGAACGGCACCCAGAACGGCGGCTTCCTCGCCGAGGTGAAGGACGCGGTCACGCCACGGGCCACGCTCCTCGTCCTCGGGGTGCTCGCCCTCCAGCTGCTGTTCATCGCCTCCTATGTGGGGGCGCTGCACAATCCCACCCCGAAGGACGTGCCCTTCGGGGTGGTGGCGCCACGGGCCGCCGCCCAGCAGGCGGTGACCCGGCTCGATCAGCTGCCCGGCTCGCCCCTGGACCCGCGCGCGGTGGCCGACGAGGCGACGGCCCGGAAGCAGATCATGAACCGGGACATCGACGGGGCACTGATCATCGACGTGACCGGGCCGAAGGACACGCTCCTCGTCGCGAGCGGCGGCGGCACCGTCCTCGCCACCACCCTGGAGAAGTACCTGACCGCGCTGGAGGCCTCCCAGCAGCGGAGCCTCCGTACGGTGGACGTGGCCCCCGCCTCCGCCACCGACTTCGACGGACTGTCCTCGTTCTATGTCGTCGTCGGCTGGTGCGTCGGCGGCTATCTGACCGCCTCGATCCTCGCCATCAGCACCGGCGCCCGGCCCGCCAACCCGCGCCGCGCCGCGATCCGGCTGGCCGTGATGGCGCTGGTGTCGATCGCCGGCGGGATCGGTGGCGCGGTGATCGTGGGCCCGATCCTGGACGCGCTGCCCGGCAGCGTCATGGCCTTCTGGGGGCTCGGCGCGCTGGTCACGTTCGCGGTGGGGGCGGCGACCCTCGCCCTCCAGGGCGTCTTCGGGATCGTCGGCATCGGCCTGGCGATCCTGCTCGTGGTGATCGCCGGCAACCCGAGCGCGGGCGGCGCCTTCCCGCTGCCGATGCTGCCACCGTTCTGGAAGGCGATCGGCCCGGCGCTGCCGCCGGGCGCGGGGACCTGGGTGGCCCGCTCGATCGCGTACTTCGAGGGCAACGACACGACCGCCGCCCTGCTGGTCCTGTCGGCATGGGCGGCGGCCGGGATCGCGATCACGATGGGGGCGTCGGTACTGCGGCGGAGACGGGAGAGTTCGTCCCTCCAGTAG
- a CDS encoding S1 family peptidase has protein sequence MKHRRIPRRRVAVAGAGIAALVAAGVTFQTANASEPANDPTPKVLSVLAAGNLASSLDKELGADAAGTYYDAKSKALVVNVLDEAAASVVEEAGARARVVENSLAELRSARTTLKDDATIPGTSWATDPTTNKVVVTADRTVSDAAWAKLTKVVDGLGATAELQRTKGEFKPFIAGGDAITGGSGRCSLGFNVSKGGEAYFLTAGHCTEAISTWSDSSGTQIGTNEVSSFPDNDYGLVKYTADVDHPSEVDLYNGSAQAITGAASATVGMKVTRSGSTTQVHDGTVTGLDATVNYGNGDIVNGLIQTDVCAEPGDSGGSLFSGSSAIGLTSGGSGDCTSGGETFFQPVTEALSATGTSIG, from the coding sequence CGCATACCCAGGCGGCGGGTCGCCGTGGCAGGTGCGGGTATCGCCGCACTGGTCGCCGCGGGAGTCACCTTCCAGACTGCGAACGCCAGCGAGCCCGCGAACGACCCCACGCCGAAGGTCCTTTCCGTCCTCGCGGCCGGAAACCTCGCCTCGTCGCTCGACAAGGAACTCGGCGCCGACGCGGCGGGAACGTACTACGACGCGAAGAGCAAGGCGCTCGTCGTCAACGTCCTCGACGAGGCCGCGGCCTCGGTCGTCGAGGAGGCCGGCGCCAGGGCCCGGGTCGTGGAGAACTCCCTCGCCGAGCTCAGAAGCGCCCGTACGACGCTCAAGGACGACGCGACCATCCCGGGCACGTCCTGGGCGACCGACCCGACCACCAACAAGGTCGTCGTCACCGCCGACCGCACGGTCTCCGACGCCGCGTGGGCCAAGCTCACCAAGGTCGTCGACGGGCTCGGGGCGACGGCGGAACTCCAGCGCACGAAGGGGGAGTTCAAGCCCTTCATCGCCGGCGGCGACGCGATCACCGGTGGCAGCGGGCGGTGCTCGCTCGGGTTCAACGTCAGCAAGGGCGGCGAGGCGTACTTCCTCACCGCCGGTCACTGCACCGAGGCGATCTCCACCTGGTCGGACTCCAGCGGCACGCAGATCGGCACCAACGAGGTGTCGAGCTTCCCGGACAACGACTACGGGCTCGTCAAGTACACCGCGGACGTCGACCACCCGAGCGAGGTGGACCTCTACAACGGGTCCGCGCAGGCGATCACGGGGGCGGCTTCCGCGACGGTCGGGATGAAGGTGACCCGGAGCGGGTCGACCACGCAGGTTCATGACGGGACCGTCACCGGGCTGGACGCCACCGTGAACTACGGCAACGGGGACATCGTCAACGGGCTGATCCAGACGGACGTGTGTGCGGAGCCGGGGGACAGCGGTGGGTCGCTGTTCTCGGGGAGCAGCGCGATCGGGCTGACGTCGGGGGGTAGTGGGGACTGCACCTCCGGTGGGGAGACGTTCTTCCAGCCGGTGACGGAGGCGCTGTCGGCCACGGGGACGTCCATCGGCTGA